DNA sequence from the Perca fluviatilis chromosome 4, GENO_Pfluv_1.0, whole genome shotgun sequence genome:
AAGCAATGGTAAACCAGAAACACAGAGAGCCATATACAGAATTTATAGTATACTATTGAAGACTGACAGTACAACAATGTATTTAAAGCTGTGGTTCCCAAATAATGCCTAAGACTACCCAGGGTTCCCaacataaaaagtaaaacacTTACTGTAGATTCATTGCATGGTAccccaaaaaatgcttttagtTTCAAGTGTTGAAAGATTTTCCCTGTTAGACTGACTTGAGATGTCTGTCATTTGCAATGTCTTTTTATCCTCCGTTTCTAACAGTTGGCTCAGCTGATGGCAGACCTGCAGAAGATTCCAGGAGGTGCTGGGATTCTGAAAAAACAAGCAGACAAACAGAagacaaaagagagaagttcTGTGAGTAGAATCTCTCACAAAGCTACATTTTTGCAGTTAATATGAGGGATGatgaacagaaatgttgttataCTTATTTTGCCTAAGATTCTAGAGTAAACAAAAGGAGAAACAACATATTATTCGCTAACACATTGGACACCCTCCTATTCTTCATCTTCAGAATTCAGTAGAGCTCTGAACAGGGgcatagcacaaaattctgggccctgtagaaaggcattttctatgggcccctgcctgcatccacagctatttattctagcatctttttgggccttcctcacatgagggccctgggtactcagtcccctttttacCCCCAGTCCGATGCCCCTGGCTCTGAATAATGGCATTTGTAAATAGACTTGTATGTACTGAGGTGATTTTATCTAATATTGCCTGCAGCGCCCACCACGCTCTGGTGCAGCTGGAGGACAGTCCAGGAAGAACCCAGAGCGGGCGTCCCGCAGACGGACCCGCTCTATGGGTGGGGGAGGTGAGGATCCTTCAGCCCCTAAGGAGGAAGAACTGGAGCTCAGCTTGGAGGATGAGCTGCTGGAGGTCCGCTATGTCATTTATCAAGGACCAGTTGAGAATGTTtagaaaaagtatttttcatAGCACTGTATAGCATGTaagattgtgtgtttgtgtgaaactACTATGTGGCTGTTGTGTTGTCCCTGAGCAACAGTATACAAGCATTTACAAAAACTGATTGGGATGAGTAATGATGGGAAAAATTGGAGCTTTATATTTGTATCAGTGTGTTgtaaccttttttatttttctcatccattttgtgttGTGTACTGTATAATGGTTCGAGGTTACCATGTATTCGTCTTTGTTCTTGTCTCTGTTTAGCTAACTTAATCTGTATATTTCAATATCTGTGTAAAACCTCAAGCTAAATGAATCAGTACTGTCGTCTTTGTGTTGCAGGTACGTCGTAGCCGAGCCCCACAGCGCCGTGGAGCTCCACGGCCTAATCAGTGTAAACCTCATTGTGTCCGTCCTGTGGAGGACATCACAGAGGACGAGATTCAGCTGGTTGCAGAGAACATGACTGAAAAGGTCTACAACAGCGTCACAGTGAGTTCTCTGCTGGACTCTACctgcaattatttatttttttcagtgagaTATATGGAGATGATCCAATATATTGAAAGATTTGATATCAAGTATTAGTTTGTAGCTAAATCAGAGACCAGTAACTAAAATGACTGTGGCAGCTTTTTTTGATATTTGAGGGAAAACCACTGAAGCCATCAGGTCACTACCAGGTGGCGATCTCTCCATTACTGAAGCCTAAAAATCATGCTCAACGGTCAGTGTATGTTTTGGTCATTCGGTTTTCATTTCATTAGCcggtattaaaaaaaacaaaataacgacttgtttatttgattttcgtttttaaaatacaaaatttgaaATACAAGGCGTATTTTCCTTTTCATTGTCAAAAGGGAATGTGaaaatttaaaacatgctttgattttcattttctatttcatataacaaaaaaatgaaatcacgggcaaacagaaatgaaaaaatgccaaatgttttttcatattctgaGACCAGATGTCCGTGTACCTGTCCACCATCTCTTGTTGAGGTTTCTTTGCGTCTTTTCAGGGCTCCACATGTCATCAGTGCCGTCAGAAAACGATTGACACTAAGACGTGCTGCCGCAGTGAGGACTGTCGTGGGATTCAGGGTCAGTTCTGTGGGCCGTGTCTGAGGAACAGATATGGAGAGGATGTCAAGAAGGCGCTGCTTGATCCGGTCAGACTGCCAGACACACCTATGTCGCTGCACAAAGGATTCATTTTGCACACATTGCTTTAgtacagtactgcactgtagtACAGTATTACTAAACTCAGCAAAAAGGGCAGGGTTTGATACAGATGCTGTTTTAAAAATGGTCGTTATCAGTACCTTTCACATTGACATATGATTCTGAACTCTTGAATCTCACCTTTTCAACACATACTAGCAACTTTTCATTAAGTGGCAAGACAAAAAGTGGCTAATAACTTTAAGTTTGACTACTTTTCTAAAGATAGTTGTACACAGGCTTTGTCTCTGTGCGCTGTTCATCATTTGCACCTTAGGTAAACAACCCTGCAGGCATACATCTCACAGTGGCAGCACTTGTACTGAAAacttaaatagtttttttacaAATTGTTTTGCTTGTGTCtttattatattaattaattttagtGTTTCACCATTTGGTTATCTCCTCAGGAGTGGAAGTGCCCTCCCTGTCGTGGCATTTGCAACTGCAGCTTCTGCCGCCAGCGTGAGGGACGCTGCCCGACTGGCATCCTGTTCCCCCTGGCTCAGTACCACGGCTTCTCTGACGTCCACTCCTACCTCAGCAGGTGGGGGACACTACGCCAAGGTTTAAACTGATACATTTGGGTGTTCTTAAGTAACTGCAACATATTTACATAATCCCTTTTTTTGTAATGGATAATACCCATGTGTATATTTACAACGGAACCCCTCCGGGTCCAACAAATTGGCCCCAGGGTGGGTTCTTCCAGAAAGTAGGGCAACCTGTCATTCAGTCCAGGAGTTAGCCATGATAATCACACCTAGTTATGATCCTGCATATCCACTTTAATGAATAGCAGTAAGTGTTGGAACTGACAAAACATccacaatgttttatttatctcCTTACAGCCTCCGTAACAAACTGAAGAGTGAAGACAACGATGTAGAGACGTGATATCAACACTTGGTGGAGCAATTGTTCATACTGTTAACTGTATCCCTATTCTAGTTTTGAGTCAGTTTTTAATCCTAGTAAAACGTACACGTGACTtgattttaaatgaataaagaTATGTTTTGATCAGCTGATTGTTAGATTGAGACAAGTTTTGCAAAGAAAAGAGACCATAGTGTATTCATAATTTTAATCCAGCTGTTGGCATTCGCAGTAGTTAAACACACAATATAAAATCCCTTATTTAAAACTGGGCAAAAGAAATAAGAGCACTTGTTGTCCGATGAACTTATCTATAGAGTTTCAAAGGAGAGcttttaaacatacatgttCTGACATAATACAAGTTAATTATCTTTCTCGAATAAAGCAGAATCCTAAAGCAAAGAAAACAATATTCAACAACTGTGAGAAGCATCTTTtcggaaaacaaacaaacattgacCCTTAATACATTATGCAACTTATTTGGACAACAAAGGGATGTGTGTCCGGTGCTTGCCTCAAGCTGGATCTCTTCCAGTTAGAACTTTAACATATGCTACAAGAGTAACAAGTATTAGAAAGTTCATGGACCAAAGAAAGCTTTCCTAGTTTTGCTTATAAAATGAGTATGAACCTTTGGTTTTGAGCGTACATATTTATGCTGTCTGGACATTACAAAATACTTCACTCTGACCAGATATGACTAAAAATGAAACTGttttccaccaaaaaaaaaaactgactgcaAGGCAAAGATGATACCACCGGGAAAAAAAAGTACTGGGAAGATCTGGACTGTATAGAATAAGTTATTCTATGACAGAAAGGCTCTTAAATTTAAACACTTAatctacatacatatatatatatatataaaagtaatAACATAAAATTAAGTGATTGTGCATGAGAGGTTCATACAACTGAAAGGCAATTTCTTGCAATCATGTAAAATGATCCTGCCTAAGGTAAGAATTTATGTAGCCTTTACAttaccaaaaatatatatatgtacaaaaaaaaaaagtgttgctaTGATAAAACCTATCAAAGCATGATGGCTTGAATGTGTGTACCTACATAAGAGATTAAAGAGTTATTCTCAGGATTTCCTTGCCCTGACACACCTACATTCTCACTGATTACTGCTCTCTGACCTGGTGTACTCCAGCCCTCCTCGAAACTGCTCACCCTGAAACGCTTTCATGTATTATTCCTCATACTGGGACTGTAAGTTTGTGAACACGTCCCGTTCTTCCAAAAACTGCAACCAATTCAAAATATTTGCTGCTCAAGATTGTTATAATTTCAGTTTTAGGGGTGAATACAGCATGATGGGCCAGTTAGCCTGAGAGGCAAGCCTGATCCAGCAGCCCAGTCTGAGAGGGCAGAAACACCTGAGAGGAAGAGGAACAAGTATGAAAGCTCACAGCGTTGGAAACAAGGGTGAGAGTCTGAGTTAGTAGTGTCATCTCTTTAATAAAATAAGCTTTTAGAGAGGATATTACTAGCTACCAATTAAACATCAAGCGTGCCGGTCAGTGTGTGATATTGCAATCCCACTATCGAGTAAGATTTGAGTCTTCGCGTGGGACAAATGTTAGTGTAGTGCCATTTCCATTTCAGGGGAAATAAGATTTCATGATTTCACAAAGCTAACATTTTCATCCAACTCGGACATTAAAATGCCACAGGTATCTAAACACAAGATGGAGATAATTTCCCTGCCTCAGTTCTCAAATTCAATAGTGTCTGTTGTGTTGCATGTGTGACCGCCTCTCCGGTCTGAAGCCTTTGAGAGGTTCTGTGTCTGCAGTCAGACATGCCCTTCAACCCCAAATGTCCCAATGCAACATCCACCAAAGCCCTCACTTAGTAACTGTTGCCATTAATTTGGTGAAGGTCCACCTGCATCATGTTGATCCCACTGCTAGCTAATCGAGCTATGCTCTCTGCAGATAAGGTTTCCATGGTGACGATGGTGTGCTGGTCACTGGCTGACACTGCTCCTGTGCCGATTTTTGTTCCTGCTGTAGGGGACGCGGCGTCCATAGAGACTGTGGTGCTGGTGGCGATGGCTTTCTTGTTTGAGTGGGTTTTGATGTGCTTGGAGAGATGATCGCTGCGCATGAAGCGCTTGGGACACTCTGGACAAATAAACCTTTTTTCACCTTTAAAAAAGGAGAAATACAAATCAATATAAAAATAGCAGCAGCTGGTATTACCTGACTACAACAGACTGTTGGCTATGCAGTTGAAAGTGTTtatgaaggagagagagatttttttatttcaggaaataaaaatatccaAGATATGAAGGGTATGTAAGATTCAAGGGGATAGTCCTAAAGCAGCAACTAAGGATTTTTTTCCATTATCCATTAATCTGTCAATTAGCTTGATAAGTCTGGCCCATAAAATATCAGAAGCCCCCAACTGACCTATtgaaacccaaagatattttcttttaatacgA
Encoded proteins:
- the LOC120557376 gene encoding cell division cycle-associated protein 7-like, with protein sequence MAVVLGMKAITKKLMLADVFAEDSGNERTFYGFSDSEIGDPCEKNSNFQDEDEAQPDLSPKKQKATSKPSFGAQNFRLRVALRSASSTQQSTDDEEEAEEEEKMTKKRGVKWAGKTSQAKKKKRVKFEDEEIAVARPSPSKERGSDSAEDVSKSFLAKREQNIKANKAMLAQLMADLQKIPGGAGILKKQADKQKTKERSSRPPRSGAAGGQSRKNPERASRRRTRSMGGGGEDPSAPKEEELELSLEDELLEVRRSRAPQRRGAPRPNQCKPHCVRPVEDITEDEIQLVAENMTEKVYNSVTGSTCHQCRQKTIDTKTCCRSEDCRGIQGQFCGPCLRNRYGEDVKKALLDPEWKCPPCRGICNCSFCRQREGRCPTGILFPLAQYHGFSDVHSYLSSLRNKLKSEDNDVET